One window of the Pseudomonas sihuiensis genome contains the following:
- a CDS encoding alanine/glycine:cation symporter family protein, translated as MNELVSTLNGLVWSPALIYLCLGVGLYFSLRGRFLQVRHFKEMIRLMFTGKTDEHGITSFQALTMTLAGRVGTGNIAGVATAITFGGPGAVFWMWMVAFLGASSAFVESTLGQVYKEKLNGEYRGGPAFYIERGLGLKWYAWLFAVVTVFACGLLLPGVQANSIASSAQTAFGIDPNVTAAALAVLIGLIIFGGVKRIAHFTQVVVPFMALGYILVAMVIILLNISQLPDVIALIFKSAFGLEAGFGAIVGMAIQWGVKRGVYSNEAGQGTGPHASSAAAVSHPAKQGLVQGFSVYIDTLFVCSATAFMLLITGQYNVQAPDGSAIFTGIAGVAAGPGYVQTAMENMMPGFGNAFVAIALFFFAFTTILAYYYIAETNIAYINRKVKRPILTLLLKFGIIAATVYGTVHTATFAWDLGDLGVGLMAWLNIIAILLMHKVAYKCLKDYEQQLDEGKDPVFHPEKLGIKNADYWGTSTSEENLTIEKGEVQQPQR; from the coding sequence ATGAACGAACTGGTCTCGACCCTGAACGGTCTGGTCTGGAGCCCGGCGCTGATCTATCTATGTCTTGGCGTTGGTCTCTACTTCTCCCTGCGCGGCCGCTTTCTACAGGTTCGCCACTTCAAAGAAATGATTCGCCTGATGTTCACCGGCAAGACCGATGAACATGGCATCACCTCCTTCCAGGCACTGACCATGACCCTCGCTGGTCGTGTCGGTACCGGCAACATCGCCGGTGTAGCCACTGCGATCACCTTCGGTGGTCCAGGTGCCGTGTTCTGGATGTGGATGGTGGCGTTCCTCGGCGCCAGCTCGGCATTCGTCGAGTCCACCCTCGGTCAGGTCTACAAGGAAAAGCTCAACGGTGAATACCGTGGCGGCCCGGCCTTCTACATCGAGCGTGGCCTGGGTCTGAAGTGGTACGCCTGGCTGTTCGCCGTAGTTACCGTGTTCGCCTGCGGCCTGCTGCTGCCGGGTGTACAGGCCAACTCCATCGCTTCCAGCGCGCAAACAGCCTTCGGTATCGACCCGAACGTCACAGCGGCGGCACTGGCCGTACTGATCGGCCTGATCATCTTCGGCGGCGTCAAGCGTATCGCCCACTTCACCCAGGTGGTCGTACCGTTCATGGCGCTGGGCTACATCCTGGTAGCGATGGTCATCATTCTGCTGAACATCAGCCAACTGCCGGACGTCATCGCACTCATCTTCAAGAGCGCCTTCGGCCTCGAAGCCGGTTTCGGCGCCATCGTCGGCATGGCCATCCAGTGGGGCGTCAAGCGCGGTGTCTACTCCAACGAAGCAGGCCAGGGTACCGGTCCGCACGCTTCGTCGGCCGCCGCGGTCAGCCATCCGGCCAAGCAGGGCCTGGTTCAGGGCTTCTCGGTCTACATCGACACCCTGTTCGTCTGCTCCGCCACCGCCTTCATGCTGCTGATCACTGGTCAGTACAACGTGCAGGCTCCGGATGGCAGCGCGATATTCACCGGTATCGCTGGCGTAGCCGCAGGCCCGGGCTACGTGCAGACCGCGATGGAGAACATGATGCCCGGCTTCGGTAACGCCTTCGTCGCCATCGCCCTGTTCTTCTTCGCCTTCACCACCATCCTGGCGTACTACTACATCGCCGAAACCAACATTGCCTACATCAACCGCAAGGTGAAGCGTCCCATCCTCACCCTGCTGCTGAAGTTCGGCATCATCGCGGCTACCGTGTACGGCACCGTACACACTGCCACCTTCGCCTGGGACCTGGGTGATCTCGGCGTCGGCCTGATGGCCTGGCTGAACATCATCGCCATCCTGCTCATGCACAAGGTCGCCTACAAGTGCCTGAAGGACTACGAGCAGCAGTTGGACGAGGGCAAGGACCCGGTCTTCCACCCGGAGAAGCTCGGTATCAAGAATGCCGACTACTGGGGCACCAGCACCTCGGAAGAGAACCTGACTATCGAGAAGGGCGAAGTGCAGCAACCGCAGCGCTGA
- a CDS encoding chemotaxis protein CheW: protein MSQAVATQNSAASLTGLLVPLADRTLLLPNVAVAELIPYRAPQVTEGTPDWFLGQIAWRDLRLPLLSFEAASGGQAHVASGARVAVINALGGRPKVKFIALLVQGIPRSLKVGSELQGADAELAPLELGAARVGEEVVRIPDLVALEQLLADAGLI from the coding sequence ATGAGCCAAGCAGTCGCCACCCAGAACAGCGCCGCCAGTCTCACCGGTTTGCTGGTGCCTCTGGCCGACCGCACTCTGCTGCTGCCCAACGTGGCGGTGGCGGAGCTGATCCCCTATCGCGCGCCGCAGGTCACTGAAGGCACTCCCGACTGGTTTCTCGGCCAGATCGCCTGGCGTGATCTGCGCTTGCCGCTGCTCTCCTTCGAGGCCGCCAGCGGCGGCCAGGCGCATGTCGCCAGTGGTGCCCGCGTTGCGGTGATCAATGCCCTGGGCGGTCGCCCCAAGGTCAAGTTCATCGCGCTGCTGGTGCAGGGTATTCCGCGCTCGCTGAAGGTCGGCAGTGAGCTGCAAGGCGCCGATGCCGAGCTGGCGCCTCTGGAGCTGGGCGCAGCGCGCGTTGGTGAGGAGGTGGTGCGTATTCCTGATCTGGTTGCACTGGAGCAACTGCTCGCCGATGCTGGCCTGATCTGA
- a CDS encoding chemotaxis protein CheB has product MTDKTSARIAVIADTSLQRHVLQQALAGGGYQVVLNSDPARLDEEQLAACETDLWLVDLAQSEDSPLVDSLLERVSAPVLFGEGHAPERHSENYPRWERSLFGKLKRLVGDPTQAVGPSLQALLDEAQRPARLELPQALANTPLKAGEPARQIWLLAASLGGPAAVKAFLDALPGGLPIGFIYAQHIDASFEATLPQAVGRHSQWHVNSARHGDPVRCGEVVVVPITRELGFAEDGAMQLAERGWPEPYSPSIDQMMLNLAQQFGAQCGVIAFSGMGSDGSAAAAYVKRQGGLIWTQRADSCASPSMPDSLREGGYSSFSADPRELAVALVNHLAEHCS; this is encoded by the coding sequence ATGACAGACAAAACCTCCGCGCGCATTGCAGTAATCGCCGACACCTCGTTGCAGCGCCATGTGTTGCAGCAGGCATTGGCCGGTGGCGGTTATCAGGTAGTGCTCAACAGCGACCCGGCGCGGCTCGATGAGGAGCAACTGGCAGCCTGCGAGACCGACCTGTGGTTGGTGGACCTGGCCCAGTCGGAAGATTCGCCGCTGGTCGACAGCCTGCTCGAGCGTGTCAGCGCCCCGGTGCTGTTCGGCGAGGGCCATGCCCCCGAGCGCCATTCGGAGAACTACCCGCGCTGGGAGCGCAGCCTGTTCGGCAAGCTCAAGCGCCTGGTCGGCGATCCGACCCAGGCGGTCGGGCCGAGCCTGCAGGCACTGCTCGACGAAGCGCAGCGTCCGGCACGTCTGGAGCTGCCGCAAGCACTGGCCAATACGCCGCTGAAAGCTGGCGAGCCGGCCCGTCAGATATGGCTGCTGGCTGCCTCGCTGGGTGGCCCGGCGGCGGTCAAGGCATTTCTCGATGCCCTGCCTGGCGGCCTGCCCATCGGCTTCATCTATGCCCAACACATCGACGCCAGTTTCGAGGCGACATTGCCGCAGGCGGTCGGTCGGCACAGTCAGTGGCACGTCAACTCGGCACGTCATGGCGACCCGGTGCGTTGTGGTGAGGTGGTGGTGGTGCCGATCACCCGCGAGCTGGGTTTCGCCGAAGACGGCGCGATGCAGCTTGCCGAGCGCGGCTGGCCTGAGCCGTACAGCCCCTCCATCGATCAGATGATGCTCAACCTGGCGCAGCAGTTCGGTGCCCAGTGTGGGGTGATCGCGTTCAGCGGCATGGGCAGCGATGGCAGCGCCGCCGCCGCCTACGTCAAACGCCAGGGTGGCCTGATCTGGACCCAGCGCGCCGACAGCTGCGCCAGCCCGAGCATGCCCGACAGCCTGCGCGAAGGCGGTTACAGCAGCTTCAGTGCCGACCCGCGTGAGCTGGCCGTGGCGCTGGTCAATCACCTCGCCGAACATTGCAGTTGA
- a CDS encoding 16S rRNA (uracil(1498)-N(3))-methyltransferase, with protein sequence MRLSRFFIDAPLSLGQHDLPEAQAHYIGRVLRHAVGDAVQLFDGSGQEYLGELIEVGKKSVRVELREAIAGMSESPLRIHLGQGLSRGERMDWAIQKATELGASEITPIVSARCEVRLKDERADKRMAHWRQVAISACEQCGRSVLPLINPPLELAAWLQQIEADLKLVLHPIAAPLQSHDKPNSLAFLVGPEGGLSEAEVDQAKAVGFHAARLGPRVLRTETAPVVALSVAQQLWGDLQA encoded by the coding sequence ATGCGCCTATCCCGCTTCTTCATCGATGCCCCGCTCTCCCTCGGCCAACACGACCTGCCCGAGGCGCAGGCCCATTACATCGGTCGCGTGCTGCGCCACGCAGTGGGTGACGCCGTGCAGTTGTTCGACGGCAGCGGCCAGGAATACCTCGGCGAGCTGATCGAAGTGGGCAAGAAGAGCGTGCGCGTCGAACTGCGCGAAGCCATCGCCGGGATGAGTGAATCCCCGCTGCGCATCCACCTCGGCCAGGGCCTGTCGCGCGGCGAGCGCATGGACTGGGCCATCCAGAAAGCCACCGAGCTTGGCGCCAGCGAAATCACCCCGATCGTCTCGGCGCGCTGCGAAGTACGCCTGAAAGACGAACGCGCCGACAAGCGCATGGCCCACTGGCGCCAGGTGGCGATCAGCGCCTGCGAGCAATGTGGCCGCTCAGTGCTGCCGCTGATCAACCCACCGCTGGAACTGGCCGCCTGGCTGCAGCAGATCGAAGCCGACCTTAAGCTGGTGCTGCACCCGATCGCAGCTCCCCTGCAAAGCCACGACAAACCGAATAGCCTGGCCTTTCTGGTCGGCCCGGAAGGCGGTTTGAGCGAAGCAGAAGTGGACCAGGCCAAAGCCGTCGGCTTCCATGCCGCCCGCCTGGGGCCACGCGTTCTGCGCACGGAAACGGCCCCTGTGGTGGCCCTGAGCGTCGCCCAACAGCTCTGGGGCGACCTCCAGGCGTAA
- a CDS encoding Hpt domain-containing protein, translating to MGDRHDYVALEWVKGEIGETLKQARQALEAFVENPQDPTRMRFCLTYVHQVHGTLQMVEFYGAALLAEEMEQLAKALMEGRVANQGEALEVLMQAILQLPVYLDRIQTARRDLPMVVLPLLNDLRAARGEKLLSETSLFSPDMSARLPALPEGSMARLRTAELPVLLRKLRQMLQMALVGVIRNQDLPTNLGYMARVFARLETLCQDAPLGGLWQIASGMAEGLANGSVVNGTSVRTLLRQVDKELKRLVEQGADGINQPAPDELTKNLLFYVAKAPAQSPRIRALKEQYRLDEALPDNEVVDEERARLAGPDRDAMRSVVAALCEELVRVKDSLDLFVRSDRSQVSELDALLAPLKQIADTLAVLGFGQPRKVILDQIDVIHSLSLGQREPNDAVLMDVAGALLYVEATLAGMVGPSDNSQNEQSHLPTTDVAQIHQLVIKEARNGLEQAKDAIIEFIASQWNHEHLARVPGLLTQVRGGLAMIPLQRAADLLNACNRYIQEQLLARKAVPNWQSLDTLADAITSVEYYLERLAEDHGTQGDLILDVAEESLEALGYPLKEKPSILDHVEPQEESLAPLADPLQEIELLGAEDEQLEEPLAETEALIFDVVEPSSDEVADLQLLDAEPEQSDARETADSFTFELDELEELPALQDEETVAAPLLDAEPELELEELSLDQLAEPAQWDELELADLELPEVELPSAPQVQELPDEPAAEKPLSMADVMAAPVQAINPPAADVPPSLLPPPADEEPVDEELLEVFIEEAGEVLETIAEYLPQWQADTANKEALVEVRRAFHTLKGSGRMVRALVLGELAWSIENLLNRVMDRSIEPSAPVQQVVLDVVALMPALVEEFAAKAQRQRDDVDLLAATAHALAKGLTPPKSNAPAAQQVAEPVGVDDATEVVEQVESVTDQPLDSESLNGEPLDPQLLEIFRNEAETHLDTLVGFLADCAQELPQPVTDDLQRALHTLKGSAYMAGILPVAEIAAPLEKLVKEFKTNLIQVDLAAAELLSSAEGVFRIGLDNLETQPLAPIPGADAFLARVQALHQERLANAEDERMAQSGESRDPQMISIFLAEGMDILLDAEDLLRKWREHPSERQELSALLEELTTLGRGAEMAELPQIDELCEALLDLYGAVEEGSLAVSERFFDEAEKAHEALIGMMDQVAAALQVSPQPERVQALRELLSEAIDPHTLALLAPGVEGLEIIELDQATAELEQAEAEPAQWQETLAEPAIFEDAGLELQAEAELGFSPVDADLDEEMVEIFLEEAVDILDSAGQALERWLSEPDNTMPLSSLQRDLHTLKGGARMAAIRPIGDLGHELESLYEGLVDRRYNYSPALGSLLQQSHDRLAQMLDQLQARQPLVSGDDLIQAIRQFRQGGTPQSLSAAVAQVEPALDDEFVESIETVEPDSFELPPLALVEDEIVLDEAPQAEPEAGLPLIDEVELVLPEDELPPLAEAIVEPESKPQGTTLANWHEERDPELVEIFLEEGFDIIDSAGAALQRWMGDVDNSLELEALQRDLHTLKGGARMAEIREIGDLAHELEFLYEGLGGGRLRASQELFTLLQACHDRLAEMLEAVRGQRAVPQGHALIETIKRFRANPDEQLSMPSAVHLRAVVESDEAEEADSDILDIFLEEGDDLLETMEAAIGRWEEQRDDVSAIDEMLRTLHTLKGCARLAGQKRLGDLSHDLEQHLSEALQQGAPWPESLLLNVQSGFEGLQNELDVLRQRLSASLGDEPVVTEPAAAPANNLLNPIIAASDVPGQLQAPKVLPFVQRAKEAALEAASRRAPQELVKVPAELLEGLVNLAGETSIFRGRVEQQVSDVGFTLSEMEATIDRVRDQLRRLDTETQAQILSRYQAEAERAGYEDFDPLEMDRHSQLQQLSRALFESASDLLDLKETLAAKNRDAETLLLQQARVNTELQEGLMRTRMVPFDRLVPRLRRIVRQVAGELGKQVEFVVGNAEGEMDRTVLERIVAPLEHMLRNAVDHGIEQAEVRRAAGKPDTGTIRLNLGREGADIVLTLDDDGAGIRLDAVRRKAIERGLMDADSDLSDHEVLQFILEAGFSTAEKVTQISGRGVGMDVVHSEVKQLGGSMSIESSLGQGTRFTIRLPFTVSVNRALMVYSGEDLYAIPLNTIEGIVRVSPFELEAYYAPDAPRFEYAGQTYELKYLGDLLNNGQQPKLVGQSLPLPVILVRSSEHAVAVQVDSLAGSREIVVKSLGPQFAGVHGISGATILGDGRVVVILDLLATIRVRHAHLQNQLTPRLASRQAANEEVEADRPPLVMVVDDSVTVRKVTSRLLERNGMNVVTAKDGVDAIAQLQEHKPDIMLLDIEMPRMDGFEVATLVRHDERLKDLPIIMITSRTGEKHRERAMAIGVNQYLGKPYQESLLLDTIAQLVDSHRVKRT from the coding sequence ATGGGTGATCGGCATGATTATGTCGCCCTGGAGTGGGTCAAAGGCGAGATCGGGGAAACCCTGAAGCAGGCGCGGCAAGCCCTGGAGGCGTTCGTCGAGAACCCGCAGGACCCTACGCGCATGCGCTTCTGCCTGACCTATGTGCACCAGGTTCACGGCACCTTGCAGATGGTCGAGTTCTACGGCGCGGCGTTGCTCGCTGAGGAAATGGAGCAGCTGGCCAAGGCGCTGATGGAAGGTCGCGTGGCCAATCAGGGCGAAGCCCTGGAAGTGCTGATGCAGGCCATTCTGCAATTGCCGGTGTACCTCGACCGCATCCAGACCGCTCGCCGCGACCTGCCCATGGTCGTGCTGCCGCTGCTCAACGACCTGCGCGCCGCCCGTGGCGAAAAGCTACTGTCGGAAACCAGCCTGTTCTCGCCAGACATGTCCGCGCGCCTGCCCGCGCTGCCGGAAGGCAGCATGGCGCGCCTGCGTACTGCCGAATTGCCGGTACTGCTGCGCAAGCTGCGGCAGATGCTGCAGATGGCCCTGGTCGGCGTGATCCGCAATCAGGACCTGCCCACCAACCTCGGCTACATGGCGCGGGTCTTCGCGCGCCTGGAAACCCTGTGCCAGGACGCTCCGCTGGGCGGTCTGTGGCAGATCGCATCCGGTATGGCCGAAGGCCTGGCCAATGGCAGCGTGGTCAACGGTACCTCGGTGCGCACCCTGCTGCGCCAGGTCGACAAGGAACTCAAGCGCCTGGTCGAACAGGGCGCCGATGGCATCAACCAGCCCGCCCCGGATGAACTGACCAAGAATCTGCTGTTCTACGTGGCCAAGGCACCGGCGCAGTCGCCGCGCATCCGTGCGCTGAAAGAGCAGTACCGCCTCGACGAGGCGCTGCCTGACAACGAAGTGGTGGACGAAGAGCGTGCCCGTCTGGCGGGCCCTGACCGCGACGCCATGCGTTCGGTGGTCGCCGCGCTCTGTGAAGAGCTGGTACGGGTCAAGGACAGCCTCGATCTGTTCGTGCGCAGTGATCGCAGCCAGGTCAGCGAACTGGATGCCCTGCTGGCACCGCTCAAGCAGATCGCCGATACCCTGGCGGTGCTCGGTTTCGGCCAGCCGCGCAAGGTGATTCTCGACCAGATCGACGTGATTCACAGCCTGTCCCTGGGGCAGCGTGAACCCAACGATGCGGTGTTGATGGACGTCGCCGGCGCCCTGCTGTATGTCGAGGCGACGCTGGCCGGTATGGTCGGCCCGAGTGACAACAGCCAGAACGAACAGAGCCACCTGCCCACCACCGACGTGGCGCAGATCCATCAGCTGGTGATCAAGGAAGCGCGCAATGGCCTGGAGCAGGCCAAGGACGCGATCATCGAGTTCATCGCCTCGCAGTGGAATCACGAACACCTGGCGCGTGTGCCCGGCCTGCTGACTCAGGTTCGTGGCGGTTTGGCGATGATCCCGCTGCAGCGTGCCGCCGACCTGCTCAATGCCTGTAACCGCTACATCCAGGAACAGTTGCTGGCGCGCAAGGCCGTGCCCAACTGGCAGAGCCTGGATACCCTGGCCGACGCCATCACCAGCGTCGAGTACTACCTCGAGCGTCTGGCCGAGGATCACGGCACCCAGGGTGACCTGATTCTCGATGTCGCCGAGGAGAGCCTGGAAGCACTGGGTTATCCGCTCAAGGAAAAACCGTCGATTCTCGACCACGTCGAACCGCAGGAGGAAAGCCTGGCGCCGCTGGCTGACCCGCTGCAGGAAATCGAACTGCTGGGCGCCGAGGACGAACAGCTCGAAGAGCCCCTGGCCGAGACCGAGGCGCTGATCTTCGATGTAGTCGAGCCGTCCAGCGATGAGGTTGCGGATCTGCAACTGCTGGACGCTGAGCCTGAGCAGTCGGACGCCCGTGAGACTGCCGACAGCTTTACCTTCGAGCTGGACGAGCTTGAAGAGCTACCCGCCCTGCAGGACGAAGAAACCGTTGCCGCACCGCTGCTTGACGCCGAGCCGGAGCTTGAGCTCGAAGAGCTGAGCCTGGATCAACTGGCCGAGCCGGCGCAGTGGGATGAGCTGGAACTGGCCGATCTGGAACTACCGGAAGTCGAGCTACCCAGCGCACCGCAGGTGCAGGAACTGCCGGATGAACCGGCGGCGGAGAAGCCGCTGTCGATGGCCGATGTCATGGCCGCTCCGGTACAGGCGATCAACCCACCTGCTGCCGACGTGCCGCCGAGCCTGCTGCCGCCGCCTGCGGATGAGGAGCCGGTGGACGAAGAGCTGCTGGAGGTCTTCATCGAAGAAGCCGGCGAAGTGCTGGAAACCATCGCCGAGTATCTGCCGCAGTGGCAGGCCGATACCGCCAACAAGGAGGCGCTGGTCGAAGTGCGCCGCGCCTTCCATACCCTAAAAGGCAGTGGACGTATGGTGCGGGCGCTGGTGCTCGGCGAATTGGCCTGGTCCATCGAGAACCTGCTCAACCGTGTGATGGATCGCAGCATCGAACCGAGCGCCCCGGTGCAACAGGTGGTGCTGGATGTGGTCGCACTGATGCCGGCGCTGGTCGAAGAGTTTGCCGCCAAGGCGCAGCGCCAGCGTGATGATGTCGACCTGCTGGCCGCCACGGCTCATGCCCTGGCCAAAGGCCTGACGCCCCCAAAATCTAACGCCCCGGCCGCCCAGCAGGTAGCCGAGCCCGTGGGCGTTGACGACGCTACCGAGGTCGTCGAGCAGGTCGAGTCGGTCACCGACCAACCGCTCGATAGCGAGTCCCTCAATGGTGAGCCCCTTGACCCACAGTTGCTGGAAATCTTCCGCAACGAGGCGGAAACCCATCTGGATACCCTGGTGGGCTTTCTCGCTGATTGCGCCCAGGAGCTGCCGCAGCCAGTCACCGACGACCTGCAGCGTGCACTGCACACCCTCAAGGGCAGTGCCTATATGGCCGGCATCCTGCCGGTGGCAGAAATCGCTGCGCCGCTGGAGAAGCTGGTCAAGGAGTTCAAGACCAACCTGATTCAGGTGGATCTGGCGGCCGCCGAGTTGTTGAGCAGCGCCGAGGGCGTGTTCCGTATCGGTCTCGACAATCTCGAGACTCAGCCTCTGGCACCTATTCCCGGCGCCGATGCATTCCTTGCCCGCGTCCAGGCGCTGCATCAGGAACGTCTCGCCAACGCCGAAGACGAGCGCATGGCACAGAGCGGTGAAAGCCGCGATCCGCAGATGATCAGCATCTTCCTCGCCGAAGGCATGGACATCTTGCTGGATGCCGAGGACCTGCTGCGTAAATGGCGCGAGCATCCGTCCGAGCGCCAGGAGCTGTCTGCGCTGCTGGAAGAGCTGACCACGCTCGGTCGTGGCGCCGAAATGGCCGAGCTGCCGCAGATCGACGAGCTCTGCGAGGCCCTGCTGGATCTCTATGGTGCCGTCGAGGAAGGCAGCCTGGCCGTCAGCGAACGCTTTTTCGACGAAGCGGAAAAGGCTCACGAAGCGCTGATCGGCATGATGGATCAGGTCGCTGCGGCCTTGCAGGTCAGCCCGCAACCCGAGCGCGTACAGGCGCTGCGTGAGCTGCTCAGCGAAGCCATCGATCCGCATACCCTGGCCTTGCTGGCGCCTGGCGTCGAGGGGCTGGAAATCATCGAGCTAGACCAGGCCACTGCCGAGCTGGAGCAAGCTGAGGCTGAGCCAGCGCAGTGGCAAGAGACGCTCGCCGAACCGGCAATCTTCGAGGACGCTGGCCTGGAGTTGCAGGCCGAGGCCGAACTGGGTTTCAGCCCTGTCGACGCCGACCTCGATGAGGAAATGGTCGAGATCTTCCTCGAGGAGGCTGTGGATATTCTCGACAGCGCCGGTCAGGCGCTGGAGCGCTGGCTCAGTGAGCCGGACAACACCATGCCGTTGTCCTCGCTGCAGCGCGACCTGCACACCCTCAAGGGTGGTGCGCGGATGGCCGCGATTCGCCCGATTGGCGATCTTGGCCACGAACTGGAGTCGCTCTACGAGGGCTTGGTCGACCGCCGTTACAACTATTCGCCAGCGCTGGGCAGCCTGTTGCAGCAAAGCCATGATCGCCTGGCGCAGATGCTCGATCAGTTGCAGGCCCGCCAGCCGCTGGTCTCTGGTGACGACCTGATTCAGGCAATTCGTCAGTTCCGCCAGGGTGGCACGCCGCAGAGTCTGTCGGCCGCAGTGGCTCAGGTTGAACCGGCGCTGGACGACGAGTTCGTCGAGTCGATCGAAACGGTGGAGCCCGATAGCTTCGAGCTGCCGCCTCTGGCACTGGTCGAAGACGAAATCGTGCTCGACGAAGCGCCACAGGCAGAGCCTGAGGCAGGGTTGCCGCTGATCGACGAAGTCGAGCTGGTGTTGCCCGAAGACGAACTGCCGCCGCTGGCCGAGGCTATCGTCGAGCCAGAGTCAAAGCCACAAGGCACGACGCTGGCCAACTGGCATGAAGAGCGCGATCCCGAGTTGGTGGAAATCTTCCTCGAGGAAGGTTTCGACATCATCGACAGTGCCGGTGCCGCTCTGCAGCGCTGGATGGGCGACGTCGACAACAGTCTGGAGCTGGAAGCCCTGCAGCGTGACCTGCACACCCTCAAGGGTGGTGCGCGCATGGCCGAGATTCGTGAAATCGGCGACCTGGCGCATGAGCTGGAATTCCTTTACGAGGGGCTCGGTGGCGGTCGCCTGCGAGCCAGTCAGGAGTTGTTTACCCTGCTGCAGGCCTGCCACGACCGTTTGGCCGAGATGCTCGAAGCCGTGCGTGGTCAGCGCGCGGTGCCGCAGGGCCATGCCCTGATCGAGACGATCAAGCGCTTTCGTGCCAACCCTGACGAGCAGTTGAGCATGCCGTCGGCAGTCCACCTCAGGGCGGTGGTCGAGAGCGATGAAGCCGAAGAGGCTGACAGCGATATCCTTGATATCTTCCTGGAAGAAGGCGATGACCTGCTCGAAACGATGGAGGCGGCGATCGGGCGTTGGGAAGAACAACGTGATGATGTCAGCGCCATCGACGAGATGCTGCGCACGCTGCACACCCTCAAGGGCTGCGCACGCCTGGCCGGACAGAAGCGCCTTGGCGATCTCAGCCACGACCTGGAGCAGCATCTCAGCGAGGCGCTGCAGCAGGGGGCACCCTGGCCGGAAAGTCTGCTGCTCAATGTGCAGTCCGGTTTCGAAGGACTGCAGAATGAGCTCGATGTGCTGCGCCAGCGCCTCAGCGCCAGCCTCGGCGATGAGCCAGTGGTTACCGAACCAGCCGCGGCGCCGGCGAACAATCTGCTCAACCCGATCATTGCTGCCAGTGACGTGCCGGGTCAGTTGCAGGCGCCGAAGGTGCTGCCGTTCGTGCAGCGTGCGAAGGAGGCAGCGTTGGAGGCGGCATCCCGCCGCGCGCCACAGGAGTTGGTCAAGGTACCTGCCGAGTTGCTAGAGGGTCTGGTCAACCTGGCCGGTGAGACCTCGATTTTCCGTGGCCGTGTCGAGCAACAGGTGAGCGATGTCGGCTTCACCCTGAGCGAGATGGAAGCGACCATCGACCGCGTACGCGACCAGCTGCGCCGGCTCGATACCGAGACCCAGGCGCAGATTCTCAGCCGCTACCAGGCCGAGGCCGAGCGTGCCGGCTACGAGGACTTCGATCCGCTGGAGATGGACCGCCACTCGCAACTGCAGCAGCTGTCCCGTGCGCTGTTCGAGTCCGCCTCCGACTTGCTCGACCTCAAGGAAACCCTGGCGGCGAAGAACCGTGACGCCGAGACCCTGCTGCTGCAGCAGGCGCGGGTCAATACCGAGTTGCAGGAAGGCCTGATGCGTACGCGCATGGTGCCGTTCGACCGTCTGGTGCCGCGCCTGCGTCGCATCGTGCGTCAGGTCGCCGGCGAGCTGGGCAAGCAGGTCGAGTTCGTCGTCGGCAACGCCGAAGGGGAAATGGACCGCACCGTGCTCGAGCGCATCGTCGCGCCGCTGGAACACATGCTGCGCAACGCCGTCGACCATGGCATCGAGCAGGCCGAGGTACGCCGCGCAGCCGGCAAGCCGGATACCGGCACCATTCGCCTCAACCTGGGGCGTGAGGGGGCCGATATCGTCCTGACTCTGGACGATGACGGTGCAGGTATTCGCCTGGATGCCGTACGCCGTAAAGCCATCGAACGTGGCCTGATGGATGCCGACAGTGACCTCAGTGATCATGAGGTGCTGCAGTTCATCCTCGAAGCCGGTTTCTCCACGGCCGAGAAGGTCACGCAGATTTCCGGGCGTGGCGTCGGCATGGACGTGGTGCACTCGGAGGTCAAGCAACTGGGCGGCTCGATGAGCATCGAGTCGAGCCTCGGCCAGGGCACGCGCTTCACCATCCGCCTGCCGTTCACCGTGTCGGTCAACCGTGCGCTGATGGTGTACTCCGGCGAAGACCTGTATGCCATTCCGTTGAACACCATCGAAGGTATCGTGCGGGTTTCGCCGTTCGAGCTGGAGGCTTATTACGCGCCCGATGCACCGCGCTTCGAGTACGCCGGCCAGACTTACGAGCTGAAGTACCTGGGCGACCTGCTGAACAACGGTCAGCAGCCCAAGCTGGTAGGCCAGAGCCTGCCGCTGCCGGTGATCCTGGTGCGCTCCAGCGAGCATGCCGTGGCGGTGCAGGTGGACAGCCTGGCCGGTTCGCGCGAGATCGTGGTGAAGAGCCTGGGCCCGCAGTTTGCCGGGGTGCACGGGATCTCCGGTGCGACCATCCTCGGTGACGGTCGCGTGGTGGTGATTCTCGACCTGCTGGCAACCATTCGTGTGCGGCATGCACATCTGCAGAACCAGTTGACGCCGCGCCTGGCTTCGCGTCAGGCGGCCAATGAAGAGGTCGAGGCCGACCGGCCGCCGCTGGTCATGGTGGTGGACGACTCGGTCACCGTGCGCAAGGTCACCAGCCGTTTACTCGAGCGTAATGGCATGAACGTGGTCACCGCCAAGGACGGGGTCGACGCTATTGCCCAGCTCCAGGAACACAAGCCTGACATCATGCTGCTGGACATCGAAATGCCGCGCATGGATGGCTTCGAGGTGGCCACGCTGGTGCGCCACGACGAGCGCCTGAAGGACCTGCCGATCATCATGATCACTTCGCGTACCGGCGAGAAGCACCGCGAGCGGGCCATGGCCATCGGCGTCAACCAATACCTCGGCAAGCCCTATCAGGAGTCCTTGCTGCTCGACACCATCGCTCAGTTGGTGGATAGCCATCGGGTCAAACGGACATGA